Proteins from a genomic interval of Methanofollis formosanus:
- a CDS encoding CDP-alcohol phosphatidyltransferase family protein: MNITALRPRLISKLEPVADIFIRAGFSPNQISYLSLLFGVFCMVAYAKSSFVLGSLLLLVSAVLDLVDGTVARKKGCQTDFGAVIDWVFDKYVDALAILGVGLSGTAILSRFFPLPPEVDFAVVAVAIFGSMINTFIKPVVYAEVGFSDRVGGKIHDPLEGVGFFGRPETLIVLIVGASLGYAWLSVLVIAVCTNLSAIQRIIYLSRSLS; the protein is encoded by the coding sequence ATGAATATTACGGCGCTGAGGCCGCGTCTCATCTCTAAACTCGAACCTGTCGCCGACATTTTTATCAGGGCCGGCTTCAGCCCCAACCAGATCTCCTATCTCTCCCTGCTGTTCGGGGTCTTCTGCATGGTCGCCTATGCGAAGAGTTCTTTCGTGCTGGGGAGTCTTCTTCTGCTCGTCTCGGCCGTCCTCGACCTGGTGGACGGGACGGTCGCCAGGAAGAAGGGGTGCCAGACCGATTTCGGCGCGGTGATCGATTGGGTCTTCGACAAGTATGTCGACGCCCTTGCCATCCTCGGCGTCGGACTCTCGGGGACGGCGATCCTCTCCAGGTTTTTCCCCCTCCCGCCTGAGGTCGACTTCGCGGTCGTCGCCGTTGCGATCTTCGGCTCGATGATCAACACCTTCATCAAACCGGTGGTCTATGCCGAGGTTGGGTTCTCCGACCGGGTCGGCGGGAAGATCCACGACCCCCTGGAGGGGGTCGGGTTCTTCGGCAGGCCCGAGACCCTCATCGTCCTCATCGTCGGGGCGTCGCTCGGGTATGCCTGGCTCTCGGTCCTGGTCATCGCCGTCTGCACCAACCTCTCGGCGATCCAGCGGATCATCTATCTCTCGAGATCACTCTCGTGA
- the artA gene encoding archaeosortase A, with translation MEALLLTAAFVSFILFLVPGRHGAYAGIAGWLSMSLFLFAEVPHYLSINNFLYPILAVLSIPFMYVTARRLLAGDANVQYLTRAAAVAVLVYLPFAYTSLGDWLIGVVTGEVGWLLNLVGVQVSMYDWNMFIRNGLRVEIILGCTGIQSIAIMLGVAAAVPTDLRQKILAVLVVVPTIYILNLLRNVFVITAYTGQWFPYFPEIASNGEFGYESFFWAHNVLCELGALIALVIIAYALFALIPDLGRMAGGLYQAYRDDLTRVISRDR, from the coding sequence ATGGAAGCACTCCTCCTCACCGCAGCCTTCGTCTCCTTCATCCTCTTCCTTGTCCCCGGAAGACACGGTGCCTATGCCGGGATCGCAGGGTGGCTCTCGATGTCGCTCTTTCTCTTCGCCGAGGTTCCCCACTACCTCTCCATCAACAACTTCCTGTACCCCATTCTGGCGGTCCTCTCAATCCCCTTCATGTACGTGACCGCACGGAGGTTGCTCGCCGGAGATGCAAACGTCCAGTACCTTACCCGTGCCGCAGCGGTCGCCGTCCTCGTCTACCTCCCCTTCGCCTACACTTCCCTCGGCGACTGGCTCATCGGCGTCGTCACCGGAGAAGTCGGATGGCTCCTCAACCTCGTCGGCGTCCAGGTCTCGATGTACGACTGGAACATGTTCATCAGAAACGGGTTGCGGGTCGAGATCATCCTCGGGTGCACCGGGATCCAGAGCATCGCCATCATGCTTGGCGTGGCCGCCGCCGTCCCGACCGACCTGCGCCAGAAGATCCTCGCCGTCCTGGTCGTCGTCCCGACCATCTATATCCTCAACCTGCTGAGGAACGTCTTCGTGATCACCGCCTACACCGGGCAGTGGTTCCCGTACTTCCCCGAGATCGCCAGCAACGGTGAGTTTGGGTATGAGAGTTTCTTCTGGGCCCACAACGTCCTCTGCGAACTCGGGGCCCTCATCGCCCTCGTGATCATCGCCTACGCCCTCTTCGCCCTCATCCCGGACCTCGGCCGGATGGCCGGCGGCCTGTATCAGGCCTACCGCGACGACCTCACGAGAGTGATCTCGAGAGATAGATGA
- a CDS encoding NAD(P)/FAD-dependent oxidoreductase: MYDVAVVGAGPSGAAAARACAEAGLSVLCIEEHAAPGFPVQCAGLLSCRAFAGCEVSDRSVLNTVQGARVVSDRGAEVFFDAQETKAYVVDRALLDQEMAGDAACAGAEIWPKTAVVGREGGRLITRGASGRRDVEARMVIAADGPRSGMARMLGLARAPVYLSGIQADLPLDLDTRYVEVHPNAAPQFFAWVIPTGEGRARVGLCGTGGVREAFERFAARYPAGCTHLVTGTIPLGTMPRTYGQRTLFVGDAAGMAKPTSGGGVYTGVRAARHAAAVAVSCCEADDFSDRVLAAYERRWQADFGRELTLGMRLFRLRQELSAENIDSLLSTLADPDITDLIVKYGDMDRPGRLIRHLMTKPKVLRNIVTVAGPSVRVILKDLNFGVNK; this comes from the coding sequence ATGTATGACGTAGCGGTGGTCGGTGCCGGACCTTCGGGCGCGGCGGCGGCACGGGCGTGCGCGGAGGCCGGGCTTTCCGTCCTCTGCATCGAGGAACACGCCGCACCGGGGTTCCCGGTCCAGTGTGCAGGCCTCCTCTCGTGCCGCGCATTTGCCGGCTGCGAGGTCTCCGACCGCTCGGTCCTCAACACCGTTCAGGGGGCGCGGGTCGTCTCCGACCGCGGCGCCGAGGTCTTTTTCGACGCACAAGAGACAAAGGCCTATGTCGTCGACCGCGCCCTGCTGGACCAGGAGATGGCCGGGGACGCCGCCTGCGCGGGGGCCGAGATCTGGCCGAAGACCGCGGTCGTCGGGCGCGAGGGCGGACGGCTGATCACCCGCGGCGCGTCGGGTCGCCGGGACGTCGAGGCGCGGATGGTCATCGCCGCCGACGGACCGCGCAGCGGCATGGCGCGGATGCTTGGCCTCGCCCGCGCCCCGGTCTATCTCTCCGGGATCCAGGCCGATCTTCCCCTTGACCTCGACACCAGGTATGTGGAGGTTCACCCGAACGCCGCCCCGCAGTTCTTCGCCTGGGTGATCCCGACCGGCGAGGGGCGGGCGCGGGTCGGGCTTTGCGGGACCGGAGGGGTGCGCGAGGCCTTCGAACGCTTCGCGGCCCGGTACCCCGCGGGCTGTACCCACCTGGTCACCGGCACTATCCCGCTCGGCACGATGCCGCGGACCTACGGGCAGCGGACCCTCTTTGTCGGCGATGCCGCCGGGATGGCCAAACCCACATCCGGGGGCGGGGTCTATACCGGCGTGCGCGCCGCGCGGCACGCCGCTGCCGTCGCCGTCTCCTGCTGCGAGGCCGACGACTTCTCGGACCGCGTCCTTGCCGCATACGAGCGGCGGTGGCAGGCAGACTTCGGGCGGGAACTCACTCTCGGGATGCGCCTCTTCAGACTGAGACAGGAACTCTCTGCAGAGAATATAGACTCACTCCTCAGCACCCTCGCCGACCCCGACATCACCGATCTTATCGTGAAGTACGGGGACATGGACCGGCCCGGAAGGCTGATCAGGCATCTTATGACGAAGCCGAAAGTCCTGCGCAATATCGTGACAGTAGCCGGGCCCTCGGTACGCGTTATTTTGAAAGACCTTAACTTCGGAGTGAACAAGTAA
- a CDS encoding acetate--CoA ligase family protein, producing the protein MAKRMLSEAEGYDLLREYGVPTPGFEIVTSADAAAKAASAIGFPVVMKIISPQIVHKSDAGGVVVGISGAAEAKKAFTQIVESAIEYNPEAEIKGVIIEEMAKPGLELILGGKTDPAFGKVITFGMGGTLVELMKDVTLRILPISREEIRTMVREINAYPLIAGYRGMKPRDEDALIEIIAGVATFFEENPQVTEFDINPMRLYESGACAVDARVIVDDEYEPIVRKERTFVPPEYFTPRSVAVIGASSDPQKMGYAVLHNLLHFPGQIYPVNNKRTEVQGLKAYPTVTSIPNPVDLAVITVPAVHVPRVMQECGEKKIPLVVVITAGFKEAGEEGKVLEERMLDIARHYNIRIVGPNCLGLIIPPRGLDTTYVHESPEAGSIAFISQSGAIINTVVDWSLKQEIGFSAVFSVGNQSDLDFLDYLRFVEQDKSTKAIILYIEQLTNGREFMEVVSEVAKKKPVVAIKSGSSQKGQKAASSHTGSLSGSYEVYMEAFREAGVIPVRALRGAFEVAELCASPGGYPKGRRAIVITNAGGFAVLSSDYAEMYGLDLIDLPPEILAELNEFLPDYWSHANPLDLLGDASEKRFQQVFDVLARHSDLWDMAFVVGFPNLVLDSERLARQIINFSGKTENLVVGSLLGGECMDAGKKVLKEHQIPNFDDLEQTFKVVGRVVWQRCRAKSIGLP; encoded by the coding sequence ATGGCAAAGAGAATGCTGAGTGAGGCAGAAGGATATGACCTCCTCCGGGAGTACGGTGTCCCGACCCCTGGCTTTGAGATCGTTACGAGCGCCGATGCTGCCGCGAAGGCGGCGTCAGCCATCGGTTTCCCGGTCGTCATGAAGATTATATCCCCCCAGATCGTCCACAAGAGCGATGCTGGCGGGGTAGTTGTGGGGATCTCGGGGGCCGCCGAGGCAAAGAAGGCCTTTACACAGATCGTCGAATCTGCGATAGAGTATAACCCAGAAGCCGAGATCAAGGGCGTCATCATCGAAGAAATGGCAAAACCGGGTCTTGAACTCATCCTCGGCGGGAAGACCGATCCCGCCTTCGGAAAGGTGATCACCTTCGGGATGGGCGGAACCCTCGTCGAGTTGATGAAGGACGTCACCCTCAGGATCCTCCCGATCTCCAGAGAGGAGATCAGGACGATGGTTAGAGAGATCAACGCCTACCCCCTCATCGCGGGGTACCGCGGGATGAAACCGAGGGACGAGGATGCCCTGATCGAGATCATCGCCGGGGTGGCGACGTTCTTCGAGGAAAACCCGCAGGTGACCGAGTTCGACATCAACCCGATGCGGCTGTACGAGTCGGGTGCCTGCGCGGTGGATGCCAGGGTCATCGTGGACGACGAGTACGAGCCTATCGTGCGCAAAGAGCGGACCTTCGTCCCGCCCGAGTACTTCACCCCCCGCTCGGTCGCGGTCATCGGTGCCTCGTCCGACCCGCAGAAGATGGGCTATGCCGTCCTTCACAACCTCCTCCACTTCCCCGGCCAGATCTACCCGGTCAACAACAAGCGGACCGAGGTCCAGGGGCTCAAGGCCTACCCGACGGTGACGTCGATCCCCAACCCCGTCGACCTCGCGGTGATCACCGTCCCGGCGGTCCATGTCCCGCGCGTGATGCAGGAGTGCGGCGAGAAGAAGATCCCGCTGGTCGTGGTCATCACCGCCGGGTTCAAGGAGGCAGGCGAGGAGGGCAAGGTCCTCGAAGAGCGGATGCTCGACATCGCCAGGCACTACAATATCAGGATCGTCGGCCCCAACTGTCTGGGCCTGATCATCCCGCCCAGGGGCCTGGACACCACCTATGTCCACGAGTCGCCGGAGGCCGGCAGCATCGCCTTCATCTCGCAGAGCGGTGCCATCATCAACACCGTCGTCGACTGGAGTCTCAAGCAGGAGATCGGGTTCTCCGCGGTCTTCTCGGTGGGCAACCAGTCCGACCTCGACTTTCTGGACTATCTGCGGTTCGTGGAGCAGGACAAGAGCACCAAGGCGATCATCCTGTACATCGAGCAGCTCACCAACGGCCGGGAGTTCATGGAGGTCGTCTCAGAGGTGGCGAAGAAGAAGCCGGTCGTTGCGATCAAGTCGGGCTCCTCCCAGAAGGGACAGAAGGCCGCCTCGTCCCACACGGGATCGCTCTCAGGCTCGTACGAGGTCTACATGGAGGCATTCAGGGAGGCGGGCGTCATCCCGGTACGGGCGCTCCGCGGCGCCTTCGAGGTAGCCGAACTCTGTGCTTCGCCGGGCGGGTACCCGAAGGGCAGGCGTGCGATCGTGATCACCAATGCCGGCGGGTTCGCCGTTCTCTCCTCCGACTATGCGGAGATGTACGGTCTCGACCTCATCGACCTCCCGCCCGAGATCCTGGCGGAACTCAACGAGTTCCTCCCCGACTACTGGAGTCATGCAAACCCCCTCGACCTCCTCGGCGATGCCTCCGAGAAGCGGTTCCAGCAGGTCTTCGATGTGCTTGCCCGCCACTCGGACCTCTGGGACATGGCCTTTGTGGTCGGGTTCCCGAACCTGGTTCTGGACTCAGAGCGTCTGGCCCGGCAGATCATCAACTTCAGCGGGAAGACCGAGAATCTGGTTGTCGGTTCTCTCCTGGGCGGCGAGTGCATGGATGCCGGCAAGAAGGTGCTCAAGGAGCACCAGATCCCCAACTTCGACGACCTCGAGCAGACCTTCAAGGTGGTCGGCCGCGTCGTCTGGCAGCGGTGCAGGGCAAAGTCCATCGGGCTGCCCTGA
- a CDS encoding dihydrofolate reductase family protein, whose amino-acid sequence MTAIPTRPHVLMMSEITVDGKLTLKRGASSKILMQHMAPETEVLLHKTRAECDAIMVGSRTIAIDNSYLTVRLIEGKSPLRVIPSGMATISPDANVLNRDAPTLVAVSEAAPEERVAAIRAKGVDVVVCGKEHVDLPALMQVLYEDYGVRKMMIEGGPTLNWHMLRHALVDEIRLIHLPFIVGGEDTPSLVGGMHIESEDEMIRLDLQKYYMCGTNLVTEYTVRYRNHE is encoded by the coding sequence ATGACAGCGATACCGACGCGACCGCATGTGCTGATGATGTCTGAGATTACCGTGGACGGCAAACTCACCCTGAAGAGGGGGGCGTCCAGCAAGATTCTCATGCAGCACATGGCCCCAGAGACCGAGGTTCTCCTGCACAAGACCCGCGCCGAATGCGACGCCATCATGGTCGGGTCCAGGACCATTGCCATCGACAACTCGTATCTGACCGTCCGCCTGATCGAGGGCAAAAGCCCGCTCCGGGTCATCCCCTCCGGCATGGCAACCATATCCCCCGACGCCAACGTGCTCAACCGCGACGCACCCACGCTCGTCGCCGTCTCGGAAGCGGCGCCCGAAGAGCGGGTCGCCGCGATCCGGGCGAAGGGCGTCGATGTCGTCGTCTGCGGAAAGGAGCACGTCGATCTTCCCGCGCTCATGCAGGTGCTTTACGAGGACTACGGCGTCCGGAAGATGATGATCGAGGGGGGTCCGACCCTCAACTGGCATATGCTCAGGCACGCCCTCGTCGACGAGATCAGGCTTATCCACCTCCCCTTCATCGTGGGCGGCGAGGACACCCCCTCGCTGGTCGGCGGGATGCATATCGAGTCTGAGGATGAGATGATCCGCCTCGATCTCCAGAAGTATTATATGTGCGGGACCAATCTGGTGACCGAATACACAGTCAGGTACAGGAATCATGAATGA
- the truD gene encoding tRNA pseudouridine(13) synthase TruD, whose amino-acid sequence MIRTPYPLEADLGMGWYVTDTPGTGGVLRATPEDFQVEEVPLDAPADEGPYLICRLTKRNWEHQHAMKSIASAMGISHRRIAWAGTKDKNAVTTQYISIYGVDEETVAGVHLKEIELEPVGRSQHQLALGGLTGNRFSITVRGCTGPDLRATVEACTAAAAAGFPNYFGLQRFGVVRPVTHLVGREILRGDYRAAVETYVGLAFPDESPEVQETRRTFLETGEPGPAIAALPNHLGFEKAVLSGLAGAPGDYAAALKNLPPKLLSMFVSAYQSWLFNRVLSMRLADGTDLDDPLPGERLLFANGREDTVTEKNKRIVSVHMKRGRCAVALFMPGSEPRESVGRDDERMIALLDEDGITAEDFARAADFVGLRYKGTLRPIAVRADVTAEVVGQDVGLAFSLPPGHYATTVCREFMKADPHAMI is encoded by the coding sequence ATGATCCGGACACCCTACCCCCTGGAGGCCGATCTCGGGATGGGGTGGTACGTCACCGACACCCCGGGGACCGGTGGGGTGCTGCGCGCCACCCCTGAAGACTTCCAGGTCGAAGAGGTCCCGCTCGACGCACCCGCGGACGAGGGGCCGTACCTCATCTGCCGGCTTACCAAGCGGAACTGGGAGCACCAGCACGCGATGAAGTCCATCGCCTCGGCGATGGGGATCTCCCACCGGCGGATTGCCTGGGCCGGGACCAAGGACAAAAACGCCGTCACCACCCAGTATATTTCCATTTATGGCGTGGACGAGGAGACGGTCGCGGGGGTGCACCTCAAGGAGATCGAACTCGAACCGGTCGGCCGGAGCCAGCACCAGCTTGCCCTGGGCGGGCTTACCGGCAACCGCTTCTCCATCACGGTGCGCGGATGCACCGGCCCCGACCTCCGGGCCACCGTCGAGGCTTGCACCGCGGCGGCCGCCGCCGGTTTTCCCAACTACTTCGGGCTCCAGCGTTTCGGCGTGGTCAGGCCGGTCACCCATCTGGTGGGCCGCGAGATCCTGCGCGGCGACTATAGGGCCGCCGTCGAGACCTATGTCGGCCTCGCCTTCCCCGACGAGTCGCCCGAGGTGCAGGAGACGAGACGGACATTTCTCGAGACCGGCGAGCCCGGCCCGGCGATCGCCGCCCTCCCCAACCACCTCGGGTTCGAGAAGGCCGTGCTCTCCGGGCTTGCCGGAGCGCCCGGGGACTATGCCGCGGCCCTCAAGAACCTCCCGCCAAAACTCCTCTCGATGTTCGTCTCGGCCTACCAGTCCTGGCTCTTCAACCGGGTGCTCTCGATGCGCCTTGCCGACGGCACCGATCTCGACGACCCTCTCCCCGGCGAGCGTCTCCTCTTTGCGAACGGGCGCGAGGACACGGTGACCGAGAAGAACAAAAGGATCGTCTCGGTCCATATGAAGAGAGGGCGGTGTGCGGTCGCGCTCTTCATGCCTGGTTCCGAACCGAGAGAGTCAGTCGGGAGAGACGACGAGCGGATGATCGCCCTCCTCGATGAGGACGGGATCACCGCGGAAGACTTCGCGAGGGCGGCCGACTTTGTCGGACTGCGCTATAAGGGAACACTCAGGCCCATCGCCGTCAGGGCCGACGTTACGGCGGAGGTCGTCGGGCAGGACGTCGGCCTTGCCTTCTCCCTTCCCCCCGGTCACTATGCCACCACCGTGTGCCGGGAGTTCATGAAGGCCGACCCGCACGCGATGATCTAA
- a CDS encoding ArsR/SmtB family transcription factor: MISTTTSLKDLSDLLGFLGNEQRLRILRAIAEEEKYAREISEELGISRPLVTIYLKQLEKRGLAVGTARVTDDPPLMRRYYRAAPFALVVDLELIKHLREE, translated from the coding sequence TTGATATCCACAACCACCTCCCTCAAAGACCTCTCCGATTTGCTCGGATTTCTGGGAAATGAGCAGCGGCTCAGGATTCTCAGGGCGATTGCAGAGGAGGAGAAGTATGCGCGGGAGATCTCGGAAGAACTCGGGATCTCGCGCCCCCTCGTCACCATCTATCTCAAGCAACTGGAGAAGCGGGGGCTGGCCGTCGGGACCGCCCGCGTCACCGACGACCCCCCTCTCATGAGGCGGTACTACCGGGCCGCCCCCTTTGCACTGGTTGTGGACCTGGAGCTGATCAAACACCTGCGTGAGGAGTAA
- a CDS encoding RNA recognition motif domain-containing protein: METSRLYVGNLTYSVTEEELEELFSNYGEVKSVKIIGDKGFGFVEMETVEEAEKAMEALNGTEFVGRTMRVEEAQPPRPRREFRRY, encoded by the coding sequence ATGGAAACCAGCAGATTGTATGTCGGGAATCTGACCTATTCGGTAACCGAAGAGGAATTAGAGGAGCTCTTCTCCAACTACGGCGAAGTCAAGAGCGTTAAGATCATCGGCGACAAAGGATTCGGTTTTGTCGAGATGGAAACTGTTGAAGAGGCCGAAAAAGCAATGGAAGCCCTGAACGGGACCGAGTTTGTCGGAAGGACGATGCGGGTGGAGGAGGCGCAGCCGCCCCGCCCGCGGAGAGAATTTCGGAGATATTGA
- a CDS encoding transcription factor S, with the protein MMFCPKCNSLMMSSGGQMKCRKCGYLQAIEKEDDLKITATRIEKEITIVDDEEKAQTLPTTNVPCPECGNNLAFWWLRQLRSADESEVRFFRCTKCSHTWREYD; encoded by the coding sequence ATGATGTTCTGCCCGAAGTGCAACAGCCTGATGATGTCATCGGGTGGTCAGATGAAGTGCCGCAAGTGCGGCTATCTTCAGGCGATCGAGAAGGAGGACGACCTGAAGATCACGGCCACTCGCATTGAGAAGGAGATCACGATCGTCGACGATGAGGAGAAGGCGCAGACCCTCCCGACGACGAATGTCCCGTGCCCCGAGTGTGGGAACAACCTCGCCTTCTGGTGGCTGCGCCAGCTCCGGAGTGCGGATGAGAGCGAGGTCCGCTTCTTCCGTTGCACCAAGTGCAGCCACACCTGGCGGGAATACGATTAA
- the pth2 gene encoding peptidyl-tRNA hydrolase Pth2, giving the protein MSREPEFKWKQCLIIRTDVKMSCGKKCAQVAHAAVMAYEHAGKEAKKAWLSEGQKKVVLKASSERALYELKTAAEFAGIPTSLIQDAGMTEIPPGTITALGLGPAKSEVLDQITGDLTLL; this is encoded by the coding sequence ATGTCCAGAGAGCCCGAGTTCAAGTGGAAGCAGTGTCTGATCATCAGGACCGATGTCAAGATGAGCTGTGGCAAGAAGTGTGCGCAGGTCGCCCATGCAGCCGTCATGGCCTACGAGCATGCTGGGAAAGAGGCGAAGAAGGCATGGCTCTCCGAAGGGCAGAAGAAGGTCGTGCTCAAGGCTTCGAGCGAGCGCGCCCTCTATGAACTGAAGACCGCCGCCGAGTTCGCGGGGATCCCGACCTCGCTCATCCAGGACGCGGGGATGACCGAGATCCCGCCCGGTACGATCACCGCTCTCGGCCTCGGCCCGGCAAAGAGCGAAGTCCTCGACCAGATCACCGGAGACCTCACGCTCTTATGA
- the acs gene encoding acetate--CoA ligase gives MTEQDFAVPLEAPKYYRPDPSYRERSWIGDYQTAYQKFVSDPEAFWKARAAELDWFEPFDEVMQWDFPYARWYLNGKINITYNCLDRHVKNGRANKVALFWRGEEGEEKAYTYSQLLRQVCRLANGLKRIGVKKGDRVCIYMPVIPEQVVAMLACARIGAVHSVVFGGFGVNALNQRIRDSGSRVVITADSSMRRGKAIQLKPIVEEAVVNAPSVETIVVLRRDEPRVELHSEMEVDFEELMENEPHTCEAEVMDAEDPLFLLYTSGTTGAPKGIVHACGGYAVGTQYTTKYVLDVKEDDVYWCTADPGWITGHSYVVYGPLLNGATVFFTESTPDYPDAGIWWKLIRDYGISVFYTAPTAIRMFMRVGEEWPAKYDLSSLRILASVGEPLNPEAFEWFYHHIGGCRCPIVDTWWQTETGMHMITTMVGEPMRPGFAGQPIPGVFADVVDSDGNPVEPGNGGYLVIQQPWPSMLRGVYNNDERYRQYWTTIDSVYTATDLAVKGHDGNIMVIGRADDLIIVAGHNIGTAEVESALVSHEAVAEAAVIGTPDPVKGNQIKAFVILRNGQVGSDRLVSDLRYHVRMTVGPIAMPNEVEFVDSLPKTRSGKIMRRVLRAQELGMDLGDLSTLEE, from the coding sequence ATGACGGAGCAAGATTTTGCTGTGCCTCTCGAGGCCCCGAAATACTACCGGCCCGATCCCTCCTACCGGGAGCGGTCGTGGATCGGAGACTATCAGACGGCGTACCAGAAATTCGTCAGCGACCCTGAGGCGTTCTGGAAGGCACGAGCAGCAGAACTCGATTGGTTCGAACCATTTGACGAGGTGATGCAATGGGATTTCCCGTACGCCAGGTGGTATCTGAACGGGAAGATCAACATCACTTACAACTGTCTGGACCGGCATGTGAAGAATGGCCGGGCAAACAAAGTCGCCCTCTTCTGGCGCGGAGAGGAAGGGGAGGAGAAGGCCTACACCTACAGCCAGCTTCTCAGGCAGGTCTGCCGACTCGCCAACGGTCTCAAACGGATCGGAGTAAAGAAAGGCGACCGCGTCTGCATCTACATGCCGGTCATCCCTGAGCAGGTCGTCGCCATGCTTGCCTGTGCCAGGATCGGTGCGGTCCACTCGGTGGTATTCGGAGGATTCGGGGTCAACGCCCTCAACCAGCGGATCCGCGACTCGGGCTCCAGGGTCGTGATCACCGCGGACAGTTCGATGCGCCGTGGCAAGGCGATCCAGCTCAAGCCGATCGTGGAAGAAGCGGTGGTCAACGCACCGAGCGTCGAGACGATCGTCGTCCTGCGCCGGGACGAGCCGAGGGTCGAACTCCACTCTGAGATGGAGGTCGACTTCGAGGAACTGATGGAGAACGAACCGCACACCTGTGAGGCCGAGGTGATGGATGCCGAAGACCCGCTCTTCCTGCTGTACACCAGCGGCACGACCGGGGCGCCCAAGGGGATCGTCCATGCCTGCGGCGGATATGCGGTCGGCACCCAGTACACGACCAAGTATGTCCTCGACGTCAAAGAGGACGATGTCTACTGGTGCACCGCCGATCCCGGCTGGATCACCGGCCACTCCTATGTGGTCTACGGCCCCCTGCTCAACGGGGCGACGGTCTTCTTCACCGAGTCGACCCCCGACTACCCTGACGCCGGGATCTGGTGGAAACTGATCCGGGACTACGGTATCTCGGTCTTCTACACCGCTCCGACGGCGATCAGGATGTTCATGCGAGTGGGCGAGGAATGGCCCGCGAAGTACGATCTCAGTTCGCTGCGGATCCTCGCATCGGTCGGCGAACCCCTCAACCCCGAGGCCTTCGAGTGGTTCTACCACCACATCGGCGGGTGCCGCTGCCCGATCGTCGACACCTGGTGGCAGACCGAGACCGGGATGCACATGATCACCACGATGGTCGGCGAACCGATGCGTCCGGGATTTGCCGGCCAGCCCATTCCGGGGGTCTTCGCCGACGTCGTCGACTCGGACGGCAACCCGGTCGAGCCCGGGAACGGGGGCTACCTGGTGATCCAGCAGCCCTGGCCCTCGATGCTGCGGGGGGTCTACAACAACGACGAGCGGTACCGGCAGTACTGGACCACCATCGACAGCGTCTACACCGCCACCGACCTCGCGGTGAAGGGGCATGACGGCAATATCATGGTCATCGGCCGCGCCGACGACCTGATCATCGTCGCCGGCCACAACATCGGCACCGCCGAGGTGGAGTCGGCCCTCGTCTCCCACGAGGCTGTGGCAGAGGCGGCGGTGATCGGCACCCCCGACCCGGTGAAGGGCAACCAGATCAAGGCCTTCGTCATCCTCCGCAACGGCCAGGTCGGGAGCGACCGTCTTGTCTCAGACCTGCGTTATCATGTCAGGATGACGGTGGGGCCGATTGCCATGCCAAACGAGGTCGAGTTTGTCGATTCCCTCCCCAAGACCAGGAGCGGCAAGATCATGCGCCGCGTGCTGCGGGCACAGGAACTCGGGATGGATCTGGGGGACCTCTCGACCCTGGAGGAATGA
- the sppA gene encoding signal peptide peptidase SppA: MNFLREELERVQKRRRQKKWLLAAGVMLFIAIVSAVIIAFVLMPAVAGEEVAVIRVEGELLTGDFSGGGYVGSEAIGRDLREAADDPSVEAVVLRINSPGGSPAAAQEVIRDLEYTRAKKPVVTSMGEMAASAAYLIAAHTDRIYLSPDTVTGSIGVIWLFPDESKWMEEEGRQVEVVKSGEQKDMTSPFRPLTDEERAYAQQMVDESFETFIADIMKERPVKRADVETARVIRGEEAISIGLADEEGNLFDAIDGAKTLAAA; the protein is encoded by the coding sequence ATGAACTTTCTCAGGGAAGAACTTGAGCGCGTGCAGAAGAGGCGGAGACAGAAGAAGTGGCTCCTCGCAGCAGGGGTCATGCTCTTTATCGCCATAGTCTCCGCCGTCATCATCGCTTTTGTCCTGATGCCTGCCGTCGCCGGCGAAGAGGTCGCCGTGATCCGGGTGGAGGGCGAACTTCTCACCGGCGATTTCTCGGGCGGGGGGTACGTGGGCAGCGAGGCCATCGGGCGAGATCTCAGAGAGGCCGCCGACGACCCCTCTGTGGAGGCGGTGGTGCTCAGGATCAACAGTCCTGGCGGCAGCCCGGCCGCCGCGCAGGAGGTGATCCGCGACCTGGAATATACCAGAGCAAAAAAACCGGTCGTCACCTCGATGGGGGAGATGGCCGCCTCCGCGGCGTACCTCATCGCCGCACATACCGACCGGATCTATCTCTCCCCCGACACCGTCACCGGGAGCATCGGGGTGATCTGGCTCTTCCCCGACGAGAGCAAGTGGATGGAAGAGGAGGGCAGGCAGGTCGAGGTGGTGAAGTCCGGCGAGCAGAAGGACATGACATCCCCGTTCCGCCCACTCACCGATGAAGAACGGGCCTATGCCCAGCAGATGGTGGACGAGAGTTTCGAGACGTTCATCGCCGACATCATGAAGGAGCGCCCGGTGAAACGCGCCGATGTCGAGACGGCCCGGGTGATCAGGGGCGAAGAGGCCATCTCCATCGGTCTCGCCGACGAGGAGGGGAACCTCTTCGATGCCATCGATGGTGCGAAGACCCTCGCCGCCGCGTAA